A single Raphanus sativus cultivar WK10039 unplaced genomic scaffold, ASM80110v3 Scaffold1271, whole genome shotgun sequence DNA region contains:
- the LOC130503969 gene encoding thionin-2.2-like: MEGKGVILSVLIMSLVLVQIQVEARVCCPSQSSRNAFNICRLQIPKSICLPASGCIEVSGNVCPSGYPNDILENSGNNVNEYCKLGCTSSVCGAMTTVHNSGASEVVNEAFEQCAKACATFCNKGSIKPEAETA; this comes from the exons ATGGAAGGCAAAGGTGTGATTTTAAGTGTGCTCATAATGAGTCTGGTCCTGGTGCAAATTCAAGTAGAAGCAAGAGTCTGCTGCCCATCCCAATCAAGTAGAAATGCCTTTAACATATGCCGTCTTCAGATACCCAAGTCAATTTGTCTACCCGCTAGCGGATGCATAGAAGTTTCCGGAAATGTCTGCCCTTCAGGATATCCCAACGACATTCTCGAAAACTCTG GTAATAATGTCAACGAATACTGCAAGTTGGGGTGTACATCCTCGGTGTGTGGTGCCATGACCACTGTCCATAACTCGG GTGCAAGTGAAGTTGTGAATGAAGCGTTTGAACAGTGTGCCAAAGCATGTGCTACTTTCTGCAACAAGGGCTCTATTAAGCCTGAAGCTGAAACTGCCTAA
- the LOC130503964 gene encoding RING-H2 finger protein ATL66-like, with amino-acid sequence MTSSSPPPRASMLLYWHENQYDDRNFQFHGRTIFSVMVLFSVILFFAVITLYIHRSCLVRDPVNLNAPPPPIFTPCVGGGLDPAEIRSLPVVLCRREDAEEEERECCICLGGLEEGEKVKVLPLCRHCYHCECVDRWLMAESSCPLCRVSIRVDSSVSLQ; translated from the coding sequence ATGACGTCATCATCACCGCCTCCAAGAGCTTCAATGCTTTTGTACTGGCACGAGAACCAGTACGACGACCGGAACTTCCAGTTTCACGGCCGGACAATATTCTCCGTCATGGTTCTATTCTCCGTCATCCTCTTCTTCGCCGTGATCACTCTCTACATCCACCGGAGCTGCCTTGTTCGCGATCCCGTCAACCTCAACGCGCCGCCTCCTCCGATATTCACGCCGTGCGTTGGCGGAGGTCTTGACCCGGCGGAGATTCGGAGTTTGCCGGTGGTGCTATGCCGGAGAGAAGATGCTGAGGAGGAAGAGAGGGAGTGTTGCATATGCCTCGGTGGTCTCGAAGAGGGAGAGAAGGTGAAAGTGCTTCCTCTGTGTCGCCACTGTTACCACTGCGAATGTGTGGATCGGTGGCTTATGGCCGAGTCGAGTTGCCCCCTCTGCCGAGTCTCGATCCGAGTCGACTCGTCCGTGTCGTTGCAATGA